A part of Streptomyces sp. SLBN-31 genomic DNA contains:
- a CDS encoding DUF397 domain-containing protein has translation MSTTELRWFKSSYSDSSEPGDCVEVAVTPATIHIRDSKAPRAAHLAVARTTWTVFLTLVSR, from the coding sequence ATGAGCACTACGGAACTCCGCTGGTTCAAGAGCAGCTACAGCGACAGCAGTGAACCCGGCGACTGCGTCGAAGTCGCCGTCACTCCCGCCACGATCCACATCCGCGACTCCAAGGCCCCGCGGGCCGCGCACCTGGCCGTCGCCCGCACCACCTGGACCGTCTTCCTCACCCTCGTGTCGCGCTGA
- a CDS encoding YbaK/EbsC family protein, whose amino-acid sequence MTSADATDGSAVHPRFADALRELGLDGLRGRVRRFPDATRTAAEAAAAIGCELSQICKSLIFAADGVPVLVLMDGSSRVDVERVRHELGAEKVTRAKADVVRETTGYAIGGVPPFGHRTRTRVLADRSLLAHEVVWAAAGTPYTVFPMEPKELIAHAGATLVDVREPAS is encoded by the coding sequence ATGACGAGCGCTGATGCCACCGACGGTTCCGCAGTCCACCCACGGTTTGCCGACGCCCTGCGCGAGCTGGGCCTCGACGGCCTGCGCGGCCGGGTGCGCCGGTTCCCGGACGCGACCCGCACCGCGGCCGAGGCCGCGGCGGCGATCGGGTGCGAGCTGAGCCAGATCTGCAAGTCGCTGATCTTCGCGGCCGACGGCGTGCCGGTGCTGGTGCTGATGGACGGGTCGTCCCGGGTGGACGTCGAGCGGGTGCGGCACGAACTCGGCGCCGAGAAGGTGACGCGGGCCAAGGCCGACGTGGTGAGGGAGACGACCGGGTACGCCATCGGCGGCGTACCGCCCTTCGGGCACCGTACGCGGACCCGGGTGCTGGCCGACCGGTCGCTGCTCGCGCACGAGGTGGTGTGGGCGGCCGCCGGGACGCCGTACACGGTCTTTCCCATGGAGCCCAAGGAACTGATCGCCCACGCGGGCGCGACCCTGGTGGACGTGCGAGAGCCGGCGTCGTGA